Within Cellulophaga sp. L1A9, the genomic segment CAAGTTTCAATAGTATTTAATGAACTATGAATGATTTCAGAATGCGCAGTAATGGCTTTTAGTTGTTCTGGTGTTAAACTAGTATAAGCAGCAGAACTCATCACTAAATAACGCTTGTCGTCTGCTCCTAATACTTGAAGCATATTCCCTGCAAATTGATGCATTTGCTGTTCCGTAATTCTAATAATTTCTTTACCGTCATTATGTAAATGGTCTAGAACATTTTTGCGCTCTTTTTTATCATCAATAGTATCTGCACAAATGATAGCAAATGTTTCTGCTACTGCCATCATTACATTGGTATGGTAAATTGGCATACGTTTCCCGTCTACAGATTGATTGGCTGTAAAAATCACTGGAAAATAATCAAAGTCCTCACAGAATTCTATAAACAACTCTTCATCTGCTCTGCCGGACAATGCACAATAGGCTCTTTTATTCGCTCTGTCCAAGGAAATACTACCGGTTCCTTCTAGAAAAAAATCATCTTCTTCTGCGGAAGTATAATCAACAACATCAGTTATAGTAAAACCTTCTTCCTCTAAAATATCTAAGATATCCTCACGCCGTTCATTTCTTCTATTTTCGGCAAACATTGGATACAAACCAACAATACCTTCTTTATGAAAAGAAACCCAATTGTTTGGAAAAATAGAATCTGGAGTGTCAGGATTCACCGTATCATCCACCACTATTATATGTACTCCTTTTTCCCTTAACACTGCAACAAAAGCATCAAATTCTACCTGTGCTTTTTTATTTATTTCTATGTTTTTAAGATCAAGATCTTCTTGAAAAAAATTATTTACAGCCGTCTGCTCATTCATGCGAAAAGCAACTGGTCTTATCATTAAAATAGTATTGGTAACTTGCATAAAACTGCTTTATTTTTTTTTATAAAATTATACTTTTGAGCCTATTAACTATAAATCTATAATGAAATTTATGCTCTAATTAATGGCATTGTACTACAACGCAACAGGCCTTCTTGTTTAGAAATTTCAGCATACGCTATTTCTTCTACCGTGAAGCCTTTTTCTCTTAACCATGTATTTAATCTAGTAAAGTTCTTTTCTGAAACAATAACCTCTTGAGAAATTGAAAATACATTACTAAACATCGTATACATTTCATCACTAGTAATTTCAAAAACGTTTTCTTTTCCAAAATAATCTACCAACCACTGGTACTCTTCTTCAATCAGAAAACCATTTTTATGTAAGATGGCCTTATCTTTTCCTATAGGTTGAAAACAACAGTCTAAGTGCAATGCATTTTCACGTGCATTAGTTGATTTTCTAAGCTCAAATGATTTGACCTTTTTATTTGGAAAAAAATCTTTAATATATTCCACCGCAATTTTATTTGTTCTGGCAGTAATGTGATGTGAATAATTTTCAGCAGTATACGTACCTATAAATATATAATCATTCCAAGGCATAACATCGCCACCCTCAATATGCGCCTCTTCAGGAAGAATAATTACCTTATCTGGAGCTATTTGCGAAATAACATCCCCAATAGCCAAATACTCTTCTTCTCTATCCGGAAGGATATTAGCTTTAAAAAAGAAATCATCAATAACAAAAGCAATATCTCTTGAAAATATTTGATTGCAATCTTTCAGAATTTTAGGCCTATATATCTTTACATCATACTTCTTTAATACTTTTTCAAAAGCATCCATTTCTACTATCATATCTGCTTCAACAGGATAGGTTCCTGCTATAATATGCTCTAAGGATTTTGGATCGTAAGCTTCTTCTGGTTTTGGAGTCGGTCCACAACTTTCAGCGGTTCCTAAAATAACTGCTTTAAGTTTTGACGTTTCATCCTGAATGTTCAAATCAAGCATAAAAAAATGTATAAAAATGAATAATTATTAAATATTGAGCGCAAAAATAGGAATCTATTAATAAAAAAACTGCCTTTTTGTAAAAAACAAAAAGGCAGTATGAAAATATAATTTATTAGAACGTTTATCTTTTCTCTACAGGAATAAAAGACCTTAGATTTTCTCCAACATAAACTTGTCTTGGACGACCAATTGGCTCACCATTTAATCTCATTTCTCTCCATTGAGCGATCCAACCAGGAAGTCTACCTAATGCAAACATTACTGTAAACATTTCAGTTGGGATACCCAGCGCTCTGTAGATAATTCCTGAATAAAAATCTACGTTAGGATAGAGTTTTCTATCCACAAAATATTGATCTTCTAATGCTTCTTTTTCTAATCCTTGCGCAATAGATAAAATTGGATCTTCAATACCTAAATCACCTAAAACTTCATCAGCAGATTTCTTAATGATTTTAGCGCGTGGATCAAAGTTTTTATATACTCTATGTCCAAAGCCCATTAATCTAAATGCATCTTCTTTATCTTTAGCTTTAGCCATGTACTTTTTAGTATCACCGCCATCAGCCTCAATCGCTTCTAACATTTCTAAAACTGCTTGATTAGCACCACCATGAAGTGGACCCCATAATGCAGAGATACCAGCAGATAAAGAAGCGAATAATCCCGCATGAGAAGAACCTACTATACGCACTGTAGATGTTGAACAATTTTGCTCGTGATCTGCATGTAATATTAGAAGTTTATCTAATGCATCAATTATTGTTTTGTCTTTTTTATATTCTTGATTTGGTTTCTTGAACATCATTTTATGAATATTCTCAACATATCCTAAAGAATCATCACCGTAATCTAATGGCAATCCTTTTTTCTTACGTAAAGTCCATGCCACTAGCACTGGAAACTTAGCCATGATACGAACAATTGCCCAATACATTTCTTTCTCTGAACTTACGTTCACAGAAGTTGGATTAAAGGCAATCAATGCACTCGTTAAAGAAGACAATACACCCATTGGATGTGCCGACTTAGGAAAACCATCTAAGATCTTTTTCATTTCCTCATCTACATGAGATTCAGATTTTATATCTGAATGAAATTTCTCTAACTGTTCGTTATTTGGAAGTTCCCCGAATATTAATAAATAAGCAACTTCTAAAAAGTCTGCTTTTTCAGCTAATTCTTCAATTGAATATCCTCGGTAACGCAATATTCCTTTCTCACCATCTAAGAATGTTATAGCACTTTCACAAGAGCCAGTATTTTTATACCCTGGATCAATCGTAATCATTCCAGTTGATGCTCTTAAACTTTTAATATCTATTGCTAATTCATTCTCTGTACCTTTAATTACGGGGAATTCAAATTTTTTCCCTTGGTATTCTAATATAGCTTTGTCTGACATGTGTTTTTTTAACTTTTAGTACTCCGTAAATTTAAGAAAAAGGTGTGCCATTAACAATTCAAAAAAAATCATTTATTGTATTATTAACAAATAAAGAATTCTTTTGATTATTTTCAACAAATAGCGACAAAAGTCTACTATATCGTTATAGCATACAGGAATTTATAATACTCATCCACGCTTTTTTCCCAAGTAAAGCGTTCTTTTTTTGCATTTAATTTAATTTTATTCCATTGTGGTTTGTCATTCAGAAAAATATCTAAAACCAAATCAAAAGAATCTACCATGTTTTTTATTTTATCATCAGTGGTTTCCCCATCAAAAGTGAAGCCAGTTTGTAGGTGTTTAACTGTATCTTTTAAACCTCCTGTATGATGAACCAAACAAGGATGTCCGTTTCTCATAGCCAACATTTGACTTATCCCACAGGGTTCAAAAAGGCTAGGCATAAAATATAAATCCGACTCCAAATAAATACTATCTATTAAATCTTCTGACTGGCCATTCGTAAAAATAAAATTTTTATGTTTATAACTTATCTCCCTAAACATTTCCTCGTATTCTGGCGCTCCAGTACCTAATAACATAAAGACACCATCAACTTTTTCTAGTTTTTCTAATATCGCTATAAAAGCTTCAGGAGAATGTTTGATGTAATAAAACTTCTGTTCTGTTAACCTTGCGACACTTGAAACAATAAACGCTGGCTTTTTCTCTACATAATCCATTATCTTTTCGCCTGTATGCGCAAGAAAATCATATTTGTATTGTTTTGATTCCTCTTGCAACCATCCAAATAAGGCTCTAATTATATTGCGATACAACTTGCCTTTTTCTGCAGAACGAATGTTATTATAGT encodes:
- the ctlX gene encoding citrulline utilization hydrolase CtlX — translated: MQVTNTILMIRPVAFRMNEQTAVNNFFQEDLDLKNIEINKKAQVEFDAFVAVLREKGVHIIVVDDTVNPDTPDSIFPNNWVSFHKEGIVGLYPMFAENRRNERREDILDILEEEGFTITDVVDYTSAEEDDFFLEGTGSISLDRANKRAYCALSGRADEELFIEFCEDFDYFPVIFTANQSVDGKRMPIYHTNVMMAVAETFAIICADTIDDKKERKNVLDHLHNDGKEIIRITEQQMHQFAGNMLQVLGADDKRYLVMSSAAYTSLTPEQLKAITAHSEIIHSSLNTIETCGGGSARCMMAEVFLPKK
- a CDS encoding dimethylarginine dimethylaminohydrolase family protein — its product is MLDLNIQDETSKLKAVILGTAESCGPTPKPEEAYDPKSLEHIIAGTYPVEADMIVEMDAFEKVLKKYDVKIYRPKILKDCNQIFSRDIAFVIDDFFFKANILPDREEEYLAIGDVISQIAPDKVIILPEEAHIEGGDVMPWNDYIFIGTYTAENYSHHITARTNKIAVEYIKDFFPNKKVKSFELRKSTNARENALHLDCCFQPIGKDKAILHKNGFLIEEEYQWLVDYFGKENVFEITSDEMYTMFSNVFSISQEVIVSEKNFTRLNTWLREKGFTVEEIAYAEISKQEGLLRCSTMPLIRA
- a CDS encoding citrate synthase encodes the protein MSDKAILEYQGKKFEFPVIKGTENELAIDIKSLRASTGMITIDPGYKNTGSCESAITFLDGEKGILRYRGYSIEELAEKADFLEVAYLLIFGELPNNEQLEKFHSDIKSESHVDEEMKKILDGFPKSAHPMGVLSSLTSALIAFNPTSVNVSSEKEMYWAIVRIMAKFPVLVAWTLRKKKGLPLDYGDDSLGYVENIHKMMFKKPNQEYKKDKTIIDALDKLLILHADHEQNCSTSTVRIVGSSHAGLFASLSAGISALWGPLHGGANQAVLEMLEAIEADGGDTKKYMAKAKDKEDAFRLMGFGHRVYKNFDPRAKIIKKSADEVLGDLGIEDPILSIAQGLEKEALEDQYFVDRKLYPNVDFYSGIIYRALGIPTEMFTVMFALGRLPGWIAQWREMRLNGEPIGRPRQVYVGENLRSFIPVEKR